A window of the Dyadobacter pollutisoli genome harbors these coding sequences:
- a CDS encoding lysophospholipid acyltransferase family protein has translation MNRWDGKTKGSLTGYKIFLFFINSLGLGFAYRLLQIVTYYYYLFAAKPKKALLDFYQDTLHISGSDARKLARKNFYIFGQTLVDRAAFLLGKDEKFSHTFQNEQYLVDIRDGGKGGILLSAHLGNWETAGNLLKGRITPTINIVMLDAEVENIKKYMDLSTGGSRFKVIAIKNDLSHIISIRNALINNEFVAIHSDRYLEGSKFIELDFFGKKAKFPYGPFVIASKFDAPVTFVFAAKDGKYSYHLSATLPVTGRIKPEEIARQYVAELERKVREYPEQWFNYFNFFSE, from the coding sequence ATGAACCGTTGGGACGGTAAGACCAAAGGATCCTTAACGGGGTATAAAATCTTTCTTTTTTTTATCAATTCATTGGGGCTGGGTTTTGCATACCGCCTTTTGCAAATAGTTACTTATTACTATTATCTGTTTGCTGCAAAACCCAAAAAGGCGCTTCTGGATTTTTATCAGGACACTCTTCACATTTCGGGTTCCGACGCCAGGAAGCTGGCGCGGAAAAACTTTTACATTTTCGGCCAGACGCTGGTCGATAGGGCTGCTTTTTTGCTTGGGAAGGACGAAAAGTTCTCGCATACCTTTCAGAATGAGCAATATCTGGTCGATATCAGGGATGGCGGAAAAGGAGGTATCCTGCTGAGCGCGCACCTGGGAAACTGGGAAACAGCCGGTAACCTGTTGAAAGGACGCATTACGCCGACGATCAACATTGTGATGCTGGATGCCGAGGTCGAGAACATTAAGAAATATATGGATCTGTCGACAGGCGGTTCGCGGTTTAAAGTGATAGCCATTAAAAACGACCTGTCACATATTATTTCGATCCGCAATGCTTTGATAAACAATGAGTTTGTTGCCATTCATTCGGACAGGTACCTGGAAGGTTCGAAATTTATAGAGCTGGACTTTTTTGGTAAAAAGGCCAAATTTCCATACGGACCTTTCGTGATCGCCTCCAAGTTCGATGCACCGGTCACATTCGTTTTTGCTGCGAAGGATGGAAAATACAGTTACCACCTGAGTGCAACACTACCCGTTACGGGGCGGATCAAACCGGAGGAAATCGCCCGGCAATATGTTGCGGAACTGGAAAGAAAGGTGCGGGAATATCCGGAACAATGGTTTAATTATTTCAATTTTTTCAGCGAATGA
- a CDS encoding beta-ketoacyl-[acyl-carrier-protein] synthase family protein codes for MTYIGAEVIISPLGESAETNWSAVYDNRSGISLVESAGFDGESVYLSKILDFTADSKFAQLLIKAMEKVSAGIDDSIITSDKTIVIISSTKGELDRNINDQFGGPVAAITERFHLANEPIVISNACISGVLAINAASNFIDAHIYEHAIVIGCDVISDFVVYGFQSLFAISDKPCAPFDNARNGITMGEGCGAVVVSASRGIYKNPPMDLLSGTTANDANHISGPSRTGEGLFRSVKKTMDSHQISSADIDFISAHGTATVFNDEMESIAFDRLGLSDIPLNSMKGYFGHTLGAAGVIETTASMQMIRNGVLLKSLGYQEAGTSKALNIISENRKAELKTILKTASGFGGGNASLIIRSI; via the coding sequence ATGACCTATATCGGTGCAGAGGTGATCATTAGCCCATTGGGTGAAAGTGCAGAGACCAACTGGTCGGCTGTGTATGATAACCGGTCAGGAATTTCGTTGGTAGAAAGTGCCGGATTTGACGGAGAAAGTGTTTATTTGTCCAAAATCCTTGATTTTACGGCTGACAGCAAGTTTGCTCAGCTTCTGATCAAAGCAATGGAGAAGGTCAGCGCGGGTATTGATGACAGCATCATTACTTCTGACAAAACGATTGTAATCATTAGTTCCACGAAGGGCGAGCTGGACCGGAATATCAATGACCAGTTTGGTGGTCCTGTTGCTGCGATTACCGAGCGTTTTCACCTCGCCAACGAGCCGATAGTGATTTCCAATGCCTGTATTTCGGGCGTATTGGCCATTAATGCTGCCAGTAACTTCATCGACGCTCACATATATGAACACGCCATTGTGATTGGCTGTGACGTGATTTCTGATTTTGTGGTGTATGGTTTTCAGTCATTGTTTGCGATCAGCGACAAGCCGTGCGCACCATTTGACAACGCTCGGAACGGTATTACAATGGGTGAGGGGTGCGGAGCAGTAGTGGTTTCAGCTTCCAGGGGTATTTATAAAAATCCGCCAATGGACTTGCTTTCGGGCACTACGGCCAATGATGCCAATCACATTTCGGGACCGTCTCGTACGGGCGAAGGGCTTTTCAGAAGTGTGAAAAAAACAATGGATAGTCACCAGATCAGTTCGGCAGACATCGATTTTATCTCGGCACACGGTACCGCCACTGTTTTTAATGATGAAATGGAATCCATTGCGTTTGACCGGCTGGGTTTGAGCGATATTCCGCTCAACAGTATGAAAGGGTATTTTGGCCATACATTAGGTGCCGCGGGTGTCATTGAAACGACCGCTTCCATGCAAATGATCCGAAATGGAGTGCTACTGAAAAGCCTTGGTTACCAGGAAGCAGGTACTTCCAAAGCATTGAACATTATATCTGAAAACAGAAAAGCAGAACTGAAAACTATTTTGAAAACAGCCTCAGGCTTTGGCGGAGGTAATGCCTCTTTGATTATCAGGAGTATATGA
- a CDS encoding acyl-CoA thioesterase: MIASEIEIDIRFSETDAMGVVWHGNYLKFFEDGREAFGKAYGLEYLTIFDKGYFTPIVKSEIDHKAPVYYGQIIKVVTRYIPAKSAKIQFEYEVFNLTTNELCAVGKTMQVFLDKESRTLELITPEFYKEWKEKNNV; this comes from the coding sequence ATGATTGCCTCGGAAATCGAAATTGATATACGATTCAGTGAAACCGATGCCATGGGCGTAGTTTGGCATGGTAATTACCTCAAATTTTTCGAAGACGGCCGCGAGGCATTTGGTAAAGCTTACGGCCTCGAATATCTGACTATTTTTGACAAAGGTTATTTTACTCCCATCGTCAAATCGGAAATAGATCATAAGGCACCGGTGTATTACGGGCAGATCATTAAAGTCGTAACCCGCTATATACCTGCCAAATCCGCCAAAATTCAGTTTGAATATGAGGTATTTAACCTTACTACCAACGAGTTGTGTGCGGTAGGTAAAACCATGCAGGTATTTCTGGACAAAGAGTCGCGAACACTGGAATTGATCACTCCGGAATTTTACAAAGAGTGGAAAGAGAAAAATAACGTTTAA